One stretch of Acropora muricata isolate sample 2 chromosome 12, ASM3666990v1, whole genome shotgun sequence DNA includes these proteins:
- the LOC136893895 gene encoding uncharacterized protein F54H12.2-like: MADGLTDFDQDRLFTNRVPVRVLVGLLHNSAFNGAYRRSPFAFEKFGLTLIPMTINGEEYPYKNALELVHNDGSKDNFGYRRLLESMASYQTGEAPIVLPEMWGQSSILDHDGTGVVQTTRNVTLFAFNLNPDGRPDAPTFHPPQSGNVRLQFKLNASVGHAIKVLIYAEFENEMVM; this comes from the coding sequence ATGGCCGATGGGTTGACAGACTTTGACCAAGATCGATTGTTCACGAATCGCGTCCCCGTCCGCGTCTTGGTGGGTCTATTACACAACAGTGCGTTCAATGGAGCGTACAGACGCAGTCCCTTTGCGTTTGAAAAGTTTGGACTGACTCTGATCCCAATGACCATCAATGGAGAAGAATACCCTTACAAGAATGCCCTGGAATTGGTACACAACGATGGTTCCAAAGATAATTTTGGGTACCGACGGTTGTTGGAATCCATGGCGTCGTATCAAACGGGAGAAGCCCCCATCGTGCTACCAGAGATGTGGGGTCAGAGCAGCATACTGGATCATGATGGAACTGGCGTCGTTCAAACCACTAGGAACGTGACGCTGTTTGCGTTCAATTTAAACCCAGACGGTCGACCAGACGCACCTACCTTCCATCCCCCTCAGAGCGGGAACGTGCGTTTACAGTTCAAACTGAATGCCTCTGTAGGCCATGCCATCAAGGTGTTGATCTATGCCGAATTTGAGAATGAAATGGTAATGTAA
- the LOC136893896 gene encoding uncharacterized protein: protein MQLLISLIWTSEYLKGPVSDRCFFSIYTTPLFDIVSNHLPTVHCNADDTQLYLAFQPDDTAAQESAVASMEACIQDIRNWMTKDSLNINDDKTEVILIGTKAQMKKVKIDNLAVGDSTIVPSTEAIRNLGCWFDNNFTMNAQVTKTCKAGFFYLHNSSSLGVESS from the coding sequence ATGCAACTTCTGATAAGTTTAATATGGACTTCGGAGTACCTCAAGGGTCCTGTTTCGGACCGttgctttttttccatttacacgacccCATTATTTGATATTGTGAGTAATCATCTACCTACGGTACACTGTAACGCGGACGATACTCAGTTGTATCTCGCTTTTCAGCCTGATGACACCGCGGCTCAAGAATCTGCTGTTGCCTCTATGGAAGCATGTATACAAGATATTCGGAACTGGATGACTAAGGATAGCCTTAACATCAATGACGACAAGACTGAGGTGATCCTCATTGGCACAAAAGCACAGATGAAGAAGGTGAAAATCGACAACCTGGCAGTGGGAGATTCTACAATTGTACCAAGCACTGAAGCCATAAGGAACTTAGGCTGTTGGTTTGATAACAATTTCACGATGAATGCGCAAGTTACTAAGACTTGTAAAGCTGGCTTCTTTTATCTTCATAATTCATCTTCTCTAGGAGTAGAAAGTTCTTAA